The Halomicronema hongdechloris C2206 genome includes a window with the following:
- a CDS encoding LysR family transcriptional regulator, which yields MRLEHLQAFLSVAATGSFQKAAQECNVTQSTISRQIQTLEAELGTSLFHRTSQAKLTIAGDCLLPQARKISQAWAQAVQEIDTLMAGKQPELCVAAIQSVCAYFLPPILQQFCQVYPEVQLRVTALGSDRSLKVLRDGLVDVAIVMENPLLTTGPEMVVDVLYEEPIQVLMAAEHPLSRCSAVPWAELVHRPQVMFKDGYGMQRLVKEQFQRYGVEPKTVLELNTLEAFRGIVRQGQLIALLPQSALIDSQQDETLAIRPTEDPPLVRRVLLVTTQDRVDIPPIQRFCALVRGANQRIISAVA from the coding sequence ATGCGTCTAGAACATCTACAGGCCTTTCTCTCTGTAGCTGCCACTGGCAGTTTCCAAAAGGCTGCCCAGGAATGTAATGTGACCCAATCTACCATCAGTCGCCAGATTCAAACCCTGGAAGCGGAACTGGGGACATCTCTATTTCACCGCACGTCCCAGGCCAAGCTCACCATCGCCGGAGACTGCCTCCTGCCCCAAGCCCGAAAAATTTCTCAGGCGTGGGCCCAGGCCGTGCAAGAGATCGATACGCTAATGGCCGGCAAGCAACCAGAGCTCTGTGTGGCGGCGATTCAGTCTGTCTGTGCCTATTTCTTGCCCCCGATTCTGCAGCAGTTTTGCCAGGTGTATCCAGAGGTGCAACTGCGGGTCACGGCCCTAGGCAGCGATCGTTCCCTGAAAGTATTGCGGGATGGCTTGGTGGATGTAGCCATTGTCATGGAAAATCCGCTGTTGACCACGGGGCCGGAAATGGTGGTCGATGTCCTCTATGAAGAACCGATTCAGGTACTGATGGCAGCCGAGCATCCCCTCAGTCGTTGTAGTGCTGTGCCCTGGGCTGAGCTCGTGCATCGTCCGCAAGTGATGTTTAAGGATGGCTATGGCATGCAGCGTTTGGTGAAGGAGCAGTTCCAGCGCTATGGAGTAGAGCCTAAGACAGTGCTAGAGTTAAACACCCTGGAGGCCTTTCGGGGCATTGTGCGGCAGGGGCAGCTCATTGCCCTCTTGCCCCAATCGGCTCTGATCGATAGTCAACAGGATGAGACCCTGGCCATTCGCCCCACTGAAGATCCACCTTTGGTGCGGCGAGTGTTGCTAGTGACCACTCAGGATCGGGTTGACATCCCTCCGATTCAACGGTTTTGTGCCTTGGTGCGCGGCGCCAATCAGCGCATCATTTCAGCCGTTGCCTAG
- a CDS encoding anthranilate phosphoribosyltransferase family protein, with product MSHQFRELLKKVGSGTHTSKQLTRQEAALATRMMLQQEATPAQIGAFLIAHRIRRPTSIELAGILDAYGVLGPRLSSQPSSKAAMVFGLPYDGRSRTAPAQPLVALLLATMGCPVVLHGSNCMPTKYGLPLIDIWQGLGIDWMGLSLAQVQAVFQATGVGFLYLPEQFPLAQGLVPYREQIGKRPPMATAELMWCPYAGDACLVSGYVHPPTEGLLTGTLDLQGIPHYLTVKGLEGSSDLPRARTAIIGIHRHGSEERLLLHAREYGLGDSSEFPLSEPLVYIEQLQQLLRGAPSPLMPVALWNGGFYLWQSGLCSSLEAGIAQAETLLVSGQVQETVTRLCDRIAASRRRDPLILR from the coding sequence ATGAGTCATCAGTTTAGGGAATTGCTGAAGAAGGTTGGCAGTGGTACCCATACATCCAAGCAACTGACTCGGCAGGAGGCAGCCCTGGCCACTAGGATGATGTTGCAGCAGGAGGCCACTCCGGCCCAGATTGGCGCCTTTCTCATCGCCCATCGCATCCGCCGACCCACCTCCATCGAGTTGGCCGGTATCTTAGATGCCTATGGGGTCTTAGGTCCGCGACTGTCTAGCCAGCCGTCCTCGAAAGCTGCTATGGTCTTCGGCTTGCCCTATGATGGTCGCTCTCGCACGGCCCCAGCCCAGCCGTTGGTGGCCCTGTTGCTGGCGACGATGGGATGTCCTGTGGTGCTCCATGGCAGCAACTGTATGCCGACGAAGTACGGACTACCGCTGATCGATATCTGGCAGGGGCTTGGCATTGACTGGATGGGGCTATCCTTAGCCCAGGTACAGGCTGTGTTTCAGGCCACGGGGGTGGGCTTTCTCTATCTGCCAGAGCAGTTTCCCTTGGCTCAGGGACTGGTTCCCTATCGAGAGCAGATTGGCAAGCGCCCCCCCATGGCCACGGCCGAGCTGATGTGGTGTCCCTATGCCGGAGACGCTTGTCTGGTGTCTGGGTATGTGCACCCGCCTACGGAGGGGTTATTAACGGGCACGCTGGATTTGCAGGGCATCCCCCATTACCTTACGGTGAAAGGTCTGGAGGGTAGTAGTGATCTACCCAGGGCTCGAACTGCCATCATTGGTATCCATCGTCACGGCAGCGAAGAGCGGCTGTTATTGCATGCCCGGGAGTATGGGTTGGGAGACAGCAGCGAATTCCCGTTGTCGGAGCCGTTAGTCTATATCGAGCAACTGCAGCAATTGCTCCGGGGAGCCCCTTCCCCGCTGATGCCGGTGGCCCTGTGGAATGGTGGCTTTTATCTCTGGCAAAGTGGCCTCTGTTCTAGCTTGGAGGCGGGCATCGCCCAGGCAGAAACCCTGCTGGTCAGTGGGCAAGTTCAAGAGACGGTGACTCGACTGTGCGATCGCATCGCCGCCAGCCGCCGCCGCGATCCCCTAATCCTGCGCTAG
- a CDS encoding molybdenum cofactor guanylyltransferase, producing the protein MRPSGNGAEQLSVLILAGGQSRRMGQDKALLPWQGDTLLGRTCRLALTCCPTVLVVTPWPQRYRSQLPQAVCFITESHPPGTPPPGPLMGFLRGLPQVSTEWVLLLACDLPRLSEALLQQWASQLDQVSPQMLAWVPRTEQGWEPLCGFYRRGCLQSLQQFAAGGGRSFQRWLDQEAVQPLTLPHAAVLWNCNTPQDWATIGGQDFC; encoded by the coding sequence GTGCGTCCATCCGGAAATGGCGCTGAGCAGTTGTCGGTGCTGATTTTAGCAGGCGGCCAGAGCCGTCGCATGGGCCAGGATAAGGCGTTGTTGCCCTGGCAAGGGGACACGTTGCTGGGCCGTACCTGTCGGTTGGCTCTGACCTGTTGCCCAACAGTGCTGGTGGTGACTCCGTGGCCACAGCGCTATCGCTCGCAGCTGCCGCAGGCGGTGTGCTTCATTACTGAGTCTCATCCCCCGGGGACGCCCCCCCCAGGACCGTTGATGGGCTTTCTGCGAGGGCTGCCCCAGGTTTCCACCGAGTGGGTACTGTTGTTGGCCTGTGACTTGCCGCGATTATCTGAGGCGTTGCTGCAACAGTGGGCTAGCCAATTAGACCAGGTGTCGCCGCAGATGCTGGCGTGGGTGCCGCGAACTGAGCAGGGATGGGAACCCCTCTGTGGCTTCTATCGGCGAGGTTGCCTCCAGAGTTTGCAGCAGTTTGCTGCCGGAGGGGGCCGCTCGTTTCAGCGGTGGCTAGATCAGGAGGCAGTGCAGCCCTTAACCTTGCCCCATGCCGCCGTGCTGTGGAACTGTAACACGCCCCAGGACTGGGCCACTATCGGGGGGCAAGACTTTTGCTAG